A window of the Streptomyces sp. Ag109_O5-10 genome harbors these coding sequences:
- a CDS encoding extracellular solute-binding protein encodes MSGAMARRRFLALGGGLALTGGLAACSSPLASGLTGSQPNTADVVFWNLFTGGDGANMVLMEKAFRKANPGTTVEATVLGWGNPYYTKLALAIASGTPPDVGITHLSRLPLLAASGLLEPIARTPLGELGVTEDKFTPAAWQKATVDGTTYAVPLDTHPFVLYYNVDIARKAGLLNSAGDDLVPLKGKEDFVGAVKAMRDAGGAQYGAVMSITADPSTAWRFFSMVYSGLAGPIVTDSGTKIAIDDEALRETVAFMQSLTGPDLMPKNLTGAGANALFSTGKAGFLFDGEWQIPTYRQVKNLRFNVVPFPALLGPKPVAYADSHALVLPRDDRGDESRTRNAAKFVRSLLDSSATWAEGGHIPAWLPTQRSKAFLDQSPQRNYVEAAFNAQYDPVAWYTGAGSDFQGVIGGTVIEALAGRVTPTGMAAAMRSALKRYTTSRPPVTMK; translated from the coding sequence ATGAGCGGAGCGATGGCGCGCCGGCGGTTTCTTGCCCTAGGCGGTGGCCTTGCCCTGACCGGAGGACTCGCGGCGTGCTCCTCCCCGCTCGCGTCCGGCCTGACGGGCTCGCAACCGAACACGGCGGACGTCGTCTTCTGGAACCTCTTCACCGGCGGTGACGGCGCCAACATGGTGCTGATGGAGAAGGCGTTCCGGAAGGCCAACCCGGGAACGACGGTCGAGGCGACCGTCCTGGGATGGGGCAACCCGTACTACACGAAGCTGGCGCTGGCCATCGCGAGCGGCACGCCGCCGGACGTGGGCATCACCCACCTCTCGCGGCTTCCGCTGCTCGCCGCCTCCGGCCTGCTGGAGCCGATCGCACGGACGCCGCTCGGGGAACTCGGCGTCACCGAGGACAAGTTCACCCCGGCGGCCTGGCAGAAGGCCACCGTGGACGGCACCACCTACGCGGTACCGCTCGACACGCATCCCTTCGTGCTCTATTACAACGTGGACATCGCCCGCAAGGCGGGCCTGCTGAACTCCGCGGGCGACGATCTCGTGCCCCTCAAGGGCAAGGAGGACTTCGTCGGCGCGGTGAAGGCGATGCGGGACGCGGGCGGCGCCCAGTACGGCGCGGTCATGTCGATCACCGCCGACCCGTCCACCGCCTGGCGCTTCTTCAGTATGGTCTACTCCGGTCTGGCCGGCCCGATCGTCACCGACTCAGGCACGAAGATCGCCATCGACGACGAGGCGTTGCGCGAGACGGTCGCCTTCATGCAGAGCCTGACCGGCCCGGACCTGATGCCGAAGAACCTCACCGGCGCCGGCGCCAACGCCCTCTTCAGCACCGGCAAGGCCGGTTTCCTCTTCGACGGCGAGTGGCAGATCCCCACCTACCGGCAGGTCAAGAACCTCAGGTTCAACGTCGTGCCGTTCCCCGCGCTGCTCGGCCCGAAGCCGGTGGCGTACGCCGACTCGCACGCGCTGGTCCTGCCGCGCGACGACCGCGGCGACGAGAGCCGCACCCGTAACGCGGCGAAGTTCGTCAGGAGTCTCCTCGACAGCAGCGCGACGTGGGCCGAGGGCGGCCACATCCCCGCCTGGCTGCCGACGCAGCGCAGCAAGGCGTTCCTCGACCAGTCCCCGCAGCGCAACTACGTCGAGGCCGCGTTCAACGCCCAGTACGACCCGGTGGCCTGGTACACCGGCGCCGGCTCGGACTTCCAGGGCGTGATCGGCGGCACGGTCATCGAGGCGCTCGCCGGACGCGTCACGCCCACGGGCATGGCGGCCGCGATGCGCTCCGCCCTGAAGCGGTACACCACCTCCCGACCGCCGGTCACGATGAAGTAG
- a CDS encoding carbohydrate ABC transporter permease, translating to MTTAVPTRPVRAVSPAELTTDRPTPSERRAGRLLAAPFLVIYLLFLVGPLLVGVVLSFFNTTTVKSGLGDFVGLSNYREVLTDSLFWESMWHSVLFTLLTTPPLVILALGVAILASGIRRGRLFYRIAFFVPYVVPSSVVTLIFLWMYTPQIGLIPKVFGAVGLPVPDFIGSTSGGWTAVVLMTVWWTFGFNFVLYTAAIQDVPADVYEAAAIDGASPWQQIRHITVPLLGRTTSLVLILQILASLKVFDQIYQLLGGGPNQSTRPVIEYIYDTGFTAYRGGYGAAATMVYFVIIVAISAAWYGLRRRRAAGSAA from the coding sequence ATGACGACCGCCGTCCCGACGCGACCGGTACGTGCCGTATCCCCGGCAGAGCTCACCACCGACCGGCCCACCCCTTCCGAACGCCGGGCGGGCAGACTGCTCGCCGCCCCCTTCCTCGTGATCTACCTGCTGTTCCTGGTCGGACCGCTGCTCGTCGGCGTGGTGCTGAGCTTCTTCAACACCACCACCGTCAAGAGCGGCCTCGGCGACTTCGTCGGCCTGTCGAACTACCGCGAGGTGCTCACCGACTCCCTCTTCTGGGAGAGCATGTGGCACTCGGTGCTCTTCACCCTGCTGACCACGCCCCCGCTGGTGATCCTCGCGCTGGGCGTCGCCATCCTCGCCTCGGGCATCCGCCGCGGCCGGCTCTTCTACCGCATCGCCTTCTTCGTGCCGTACGTGGTGCCGTCCTCCGTGGTCACCCTGATCTTCCTCTGGATGTACACCCCGCAGATCGGCCTCATCCCGAAGGTCTTCGGCGCCGTCGGGCTGCCGGTGCCCGACTTCATCGGCAGCACCTCGGGCGGCTGGACCGCCGTCGTGCTGATGACCGTGTGGTGGACGTTCGGTTTCAACTTCGTCCTCTACACCGCCGCCATCCAGGACGTCCCCGCGGACGTCTACGAAGCGGCGGCCATCGACGGCGCGAGCCCCTGGCAGCAGATCCGCCACATCACGGTCCCGCTGCTCGGCCGGACCACCAGCCTGGTGCTGATCCTGCAGATCCTCGCCTCGCTGAAGGTGTTCGACCAGATCTACCAGCTGCTCGGCGGCGGACCCAACCAGTCCACCAGGCCGGTCATCGAGTACATCTACGACACCGGCTTCACCGCCTACCGGGGTGGCTACGGCGCTGCCGCCACCATGGTGTATTTCGTCATCATCGTCGCGATCTCGGCGGCCTGGTACGGGCTGCGGCGCCGTCGCGCGGCCGGCAGCGCGGCCTGA
- a CDS encoding carbohydrate ABC transporter permease, with amino-acid sequence MTTITQPRTAEPKDAVNGAKLFNRLCATCLTLFALIWLVPFAWALITSLRDDAAITQSPTSIFAGGWSLDAYSTAWDNHPIGTWYLNSLVISSLAVIFTVAFCSMAGFALAFLRFRGRALVMAVVTAGLMLPTEALVLPQFIEYRSFHLLGTFWALVLPSVAAPISVFVFHSFFRGIPTALIEAARIDGASWWRVYATICMPICRPAVSTVAILTFIGSWNSFLWPLLVLSQTRSQTIPVGLASLVDATSPQYAEIMASSVLGFIPLIAVFLVFQRQIVQGIATTGIR; translated from the coding sequence ATGACCACCATCACCCAGCCGCGGACCGCCGAACCGAAGGACGCGGTCAACGGCGCCAAGCTCTTCAACCGGCTCTGCGCCACCTGTCTGACCCTGTTCGCCCTGATCTGGCTGGTGCCCTTCGCGTGGGCTCTGATCACCTCGCTGCGCGACGACGCGGCCATCACCCAGAGCCCCACGTCGATCTTCGCGGGCGGCTGGTCGCTGGACGCCTACTCCACCGCCTGGGACAACCACCCGATCGGCACCTGGTACCTCAACAGTCTGGTCATCTCGTCACTGGCCGTGATCTTCACGGTGGCGTTCTGCTCGATGGCCGGATTCGCCCTGGCCTTTCTGCGCTTCCGCGGCCGGGCCCTGGTCATGGCCGTCGTCACCGCCGGCCTGATGCTGCCGACCGAGGCGCTGGTGCTGCCCCAGTTCATCGAGTACCGGTCCTTCCACCTGCTCGGCACGTTCTGGGCGCTGGTCCTCCCGTCGGTCGCGGCACCGATCTCGGTGTTCGTCTTCCACTCGTTCTTCCGCGGCATCCCCACGGCGCTGATCGAGGCGGCCCGCATCGACGGCGCGAGCTGGTGGCGCGTCTACGCCACGATCTGCATGCCGATCTGCCGCCCGGCGGTTTCCACGGTCGCGATCCTCACCTTCATCGGCTCGTGGAACTCCTTCCTGTGGCCGCTGCTGGTCCTCAGCCAGACCAGGTCCCAGACCATCCCGGTCGGACTCGCCTCACTGGTGGACGCCACCAGCCCCCAGTACGCCGAGATCATGGCCTCCTCGGTCCTCGGCTTCATCCCGCTCATCGCCGTCTTCCTGGTCTTCCAGCGCCAGATCGTCCAGGGAATCGCCACGACCGGCATCAGGTGA
- a CDS encoding epoxide hydrolase family protein: MPEFLRSYSRRKFISTSATAVTAATGAFGLRAWRDSGEPESPSERQSVRPFHVHVPEQELDDLRRRIKATRWPDRETVRDQSQGVQLATMKELAHYWATTYDWRKIETKLNSLPMYVTEIDGLDIQFIHVRSRHADALPVVLTHGWPGSILEFLKVIGPLSDPTAHGGRAEDAFHLVIPSMPGYGFSERPTATGWNPDRIARAWTVLMERLGYRHYVSQGGDWGAVISDKMAVQKPSGLLGIHVNFPATIPPDIAEKLACGDPAPAGLSPDEKAAYGQMAAFYKTGSGYSAMMVTRPQTEGYGLTDSPVGLAAWMYDKFAAWTYSGGHPERVLTKDEMLDDITLYWVTNTAVSSSRLYWENNANNFNAVSVSIPAAITVFPGEIYQAPRSWASRAYHDLFYYHRARSGGHFAAWEVPGIFTDELRAAFAPLRGSRPSAGK; the protein is encoded by the coding sequence GTGCCCGAGTTTCTTCGTTCGTACTCCCGCAGGAAGTTCATCTCCACGTCGGCCACCGCGGTGACCGCCGCGACGGGGGCATTCGGTCTTCGGGCCTGGAGGGACTCCGGAGAACCTGAATCGCCGAGTGAGCGGCAGAGTGTCCGCCCCTTTCACGTGCACGTACCGGAGCAGGAACTGGACGACCTCCGCCGGCGCATCAAGGCGACACGATGGCCCGACCGCGAGACCGTCCGCGACCAGTCGCAGGGTGTCCAGCTGGCCACGATGAAGGAGCTCGCCCACTACTGGGCAACGACGTACGACTGGCGGAAGATCGAGACGAAGCTCAACTCCCTGCCGATGTACGTGACGGAGATCGACGGACTCGACATCCAGTTCATCCACGTCCGCTCTCGCCACGCCGACGCCCTCCCGGTCGTCCTGACCCATGGCTGGCCGGGTTCCATCCTGGAGTTCCTGAAGGTCATCGGACCGCTCAGCGACCCCACCGCCCACGGAGGCCGCGCCGAGGACGCCTTTCACCTGGTCATACCGTCGATGCCCGGATACGGCTTCTCGGAACGGCCGACGGCCACCGGCTGGAATCCCGACCGCATCGCCCGTGCGTGGACCGTGCTGATGGAACGCCTGGGCTACCGGCACTACGTCTCCCAGGGCGGTGACTGGGGCGCGGTGATCTCCGACAAGATGGCCGTGCAGAAGCCCTCCGGGCTGCTCGGAATCCACGTGAACTTCCCGGCCACCATCCCGCCGGACATCGCTGAGAAGCTCGCCTGCGGTGACCCGGCACCCGCCGGTCTCAGTCCGGACGAGAAGGCGGCCTACGGCCAGATGGCCGCCTTCTACAAGACGGGGTCCGGCTACTCGGCCATGATGGTCACCCGCCCGCAGACCGAGGGATACGGGCTGACGGACTCGCCCGTCGGACTGGCTGCCTGGATGTACGACAAATTCGCGGCATGGACATACAGCGGCGGCCACCCCGAGCGCGTACTCACCAAGGACGAGATGCTCGACGACATCACCCTCTACTGGGTGACGAACACCGCGGTCTCCTCGTCGCGTCTCTACTGGGAGAACAACGCCAACAACTTCAACGCCGTTTCCGTGTCGATCCCGGCCGCCATCACGGTGTTCCCCGGCGAGATCTACCAGGCCCCGCGCAGCTGGGCGTCACGCGCCTACCACGACCTCTTCTACTACCACCGTGCCCGCAGCGGGGGCCACTTCGCGGCCTGGGAGGTCCCGGGAATCTTCACGGACGAACTCCGCGCCGCGTTCGCACCGCTGCGCGGCTCCCGGCCGTCCGCCGGCAAGTAG